GTCCTGGTGTCCCAGCTGTATGCAGCAGCTGACCATCTTTGAGATCGCACCGAAATGGTCGCGATGGATTGCCACTGGCAGCCTTCATCCCGAGTGTAATCAAGCATTATCGACAACGAATCGTTATCGGCATCACCATAGTACCATAACAAATCCTTTACTCCCCACAAACTGTCGCCTCCTAAGGGGAAGCAAAGCATCACCTCCGGCTTGGCATTCCCCGGATTGTTGATGATGAACACGGAATCGGAGATGTCATAGGCGGCTTTTTGATCACCGTGAATGCACACACCAACCTTGTTTCTCACCCCATCAATCGTCAACATGCTGTTGTAGTTGAAAAAACCGGAATCCGGGACATCCAAGGCCAGCACGTTCCAGGTGTTGCCGCCATTCGTGCTTAGATAAACGTCCGCATAACAGGACGTTGTTTTGCTGCTGTCAACCCAGGTTATCGCTTGGTTTCCGGTCCAGACATCACCGCCATTGGGATCCTGTAGTTTTAGATATAGATCGGTCCAAATCCGGTTGGTGCTCTGTACCCTGAAATCATCAATATAAAAACCTTCGGCAGTCCCAATGACATCGCTAATAAACGTGAATTTTATGCGGGCGGTGTCGCCGTATCCGAATTGTGAAAGATCATAGACCTCCTCGGTCCAATCTCCGTAAAGTCCAAGCATTGAGTCCAGCGCTCCTCCGGATCCGATATACCCCAAGGTATCCCACTTCCCCTTGTAAAATATTTCCGTAAATAGGCCGTCGGTTCCATAAAGCGTCAGCCCATATGCCCTCCGGAAAGATAATTTTGACTTAGGACCCAGAATGAACGGCGGCGAGACCAGCATCGCTTTCATGTTATTGATATATTGCCAAGAACCTTCTTGGCCGCAATACCATGAGTTAAATCCCGAATACCCCCTATGCGGAGATATATGCCACAGGTCATTTGTTCCGCTATGCGTCCATCCCTCGGTCTCATGTTCCATTATGTCCATAAAACCGGTTTGACCGACCTCGAATGCCAAACTATCATAGCAAAAATACCCCTCTTCGGTGATAAGGCTTAATTTTATAACACCCACATGTGGCATCACGGATCCCGGAGATATGCAAATATTGAAATTTCCTACTCTCACCGAATCGGGAGGGATATTCCCCAATATTTTAAATGCATCGATAATGGCCAAAGAAGTATCGCTGGTGCTGAGGCTGCAAACAACGCCCTCGGCCAGGCCCAGGCCTTTGTTTTTTATCCCGAGACTCAGGCCAATGGTCTCTCCGGGTTCGGCAAGACCGTTATTATTGCCCGCCGTATCATTTATTCCAAGATCATAATAAGAAAGAACGGGGGTGGCCGCCGTTAGCGCTATTGATGCCGGCCAGGTGTTGGCGTTGCTGTCGCTGATCTGAAAGACAAAACCCAGGTGATGTTCATTGGTTGCGTTCACAGATACCGTGAATCGGTAGCGACCGGTCCCGGAACTTGAGTCACCCGGAGAAATATCCCCATAAACCTGCTGGGAATCAAGGATCGAGATCAAGGTGTCCCCACTTTGCATTGTCGCCGATACCATCGGGGCGCCCAGATCTCCAAAATTTTTCAATGTTATCGCCAGGTTGATCGCTTCCCCCGGATTTATCATCCCGTCTCCGTTGCCACCGGAGGAATCGTCAACGGCATATCCGATGATATCTGCATAAGCCAGACTGTCGCCGACCAGGATGTCGGCCTGAGAGGGCAGGTGGTTCTGGGCGGTCACGGTAAGGGTCATTTTACCCATAGTGGCCGGGATTACATCAAACAAAATATCACCGCCTCCGGCCGTACAGCCGCGCGCATACACTTCGGCGTCCTTTTGCAGGCAGACCAGGGCATTTTCCAATGGATGCGTGTCGCTGCTGACATTGATCCGCACCTGACAGGCAGCGGCCGGGATCATCTGGGGATATGCCAGCTCCAGCGTCCCGGGGGTGTCCGTCCATATGGGCATCTCGGGATCCCCTATCAAATTGACATCGTACTGATGCCAACGGTATACGTTTTCCTCACGAGACTGGGCGATATACGAGGCCTTGGCTTGGGCCAGGGTGGTGCCGATCCGATAAAAGTTATTGTTGAATAACTCCCTGAAGAACGCGGCGTCAAACAGGTCGGAATAACCATATCCCGGGTTTCCCGGGGAACCCCAGCCGTAAGAGGTATTTCCGATATAAGCCACCCCGCCGCCGTTGGGGTTGTTGACGAAGTGCTCGGAACTGGCGTCATAATCAAAAGCATTGGTCCAGCACCCGATGGAGTATAGAATGCCGTTCCTTGGATTATTGGTAAAAGAATCCATCTGGTAAATATCAAATAGTCCACCGGCGATCCAACCATGGCCGCAATGATTAATAATGCTCCGGCCGGCATTCACCGAATCAAAGCTGGCGCCGCCCAAAAACAAAGATTCGTAATGCTTGGCAATAACGTACCTGTCGGGGAAAGACTCGTTTTGAATCATGTCCTTGGCAATCCCCTCGTCGGTATATGGGCTGGTCCAAAGAATATCGGCATCAAAAAGGGCTTTCAACTGGTAGTCGGTTGGGGGATTTTTTTCATAGGTCAGTATTTTGTCGACAAAGGCTCTGGCCTTATAAAGGCTATCCGCCGAAGCCCTTCCCACAAAAATGTCAGGATACAGGTCCACGCTGTCGGATACTTCGCCGTAGATGGTATCTCCGTCGGCGTTCCAGGTTCCATCCAGATCTGAATAATACAAATCACAAGGAAAAATATTATTCCGGCCGCCACCCATTTCACAATCCATGGCAAAAGCGTTCCTAACCGGAACTATGCCTACATCGCCCCCCAGCAACAAAAAAGTAAGGCCCGAATCGCTATGGGCAATTTTAAGGTAATTTCTGATTTTTTCCTGAGTATCGCTACCGGGGTAATTGGCGGCTATCCAATCCACGTTCCTAACGACCCCGGGGATCCCCTTGGCCGTCTTCCAGTCGGCTAATCGCTGAAAAACGGTATCTAACGGGGGCTTGGTGATAATGAGATATTCTAATGGGGCAAACCCGGCATCCTTGCTCGGAAAGGACGCGGCGGTCACCCCGGTAAGGCCTCTGACAGAATGATCATAAAGGACTTGGCTGTATGCTGATAATGCCTTGCTTGGGTTTTCTTTTTTGGGATCATTGTGAAAATAAATGGTGAGTTCTATGGAAGAATAAAATTCTAGCCTTTTTTCCGCAGGAATATACTGAAGGGGGTAAATAAGAATTTCCGCGATGTGCTTTCCGCTAATATAGCCCGAGCTTTTATATTCGATGATCTTCCCTGGATATTGGCTATGTGATTCGTAAACCGACTTGCTCGGCTGGGTGAAGGCTGTTTTTCCGTCCATCTTGGAAAGAATGACTTGTTTTTGTGCCGGGTAAATATCATGGTATCCGTCGATATATTCTTGTGTGTAAGATGAGACCTTGACGCTGTCTACCGCAGCATCAAATGGTAGCGAGACATATTTTTTATCCACCGGAAGCTGGGGATCGCCGGCCTTGTTGATAATATCCGTTTTTGCCAGAAAGACTTTTTCATAACCCTCGCCGGTTGATATAAATTTTAGCGCGGATTTGGAATGATTGATTGTTACCGATATTGTCGCAGCATGAAGGCCGGAAGCTGCCATTGCCAGCATAGTGGCAAATAAAATCCCTTTTTTCATGGTGTCTCCTTGATTAACTGGCGTTACGCCTTTTTCACAAACAGCACCGCTGCGCAAATTACGGCCTCACCCTAAAGAATCTCTACGGGAGCCTGGAAAATTCTTTTGCCTGCCATCCCTGTTGTCCCTTCATCAATAAAGCTTTCCCCCGATATCATAGGCTATCATATTTAAAGCGCAAAAAGCAAGCCGAAATTTGGCTTGCTTTCGCTTCAGACCGTGTCCCCTGGTCCGGGCTATCGGAATTCCCGGAAAGCCCTGTAAACCAGGGATACCGTTAGGAATCCCAGTATCAACCCGCTCAGAACAGTGACCCCGTAGTGCTCGAAAAACCCGATCCCGGGGCGGCCCCTGATCTGAATGGTGCGCAGGACCGTGATGGCTGCCGCCAGGGACAGCCCAAAGCCCCAATAGGCCCACTTGAAAAGCCGTCCGATCGTCCTTTTCTCTCCGGTCGCTGACGGTTTCAATTTCGTGATGTAATAGAGGATCACCCCCAGGCCGGCGGCCGTCACCGCCAGATGAATGATGTTATGGGCCGGCACTTTGTATTCCGCACCGTAAAACCTGATGGTAAAAAGGCGTCTCATTAAAACCGGCGCCAGATCCCTGAACATCTGCAAGGGGTGGGTAAAGGCATCCAGAAAGAAATGGGTCAGCATCCCCAGCAGGGCAGAATAGGTGAAGACCAGAAAATTCCTGGGCGTTGCGATGGACCACTTATCCCCGGCCATCGTGTAGAACCTATTACCCAGCTGATCCGGCAGGCAGTATATCAGAGGCTTTTTCACCACATAGTGGAACAGCAGCGCCGTCAGGAAGATCAGCGGCAGGTTGAAATACAGCGATCCCAGCAGGGTGTGGCCCGGCCCCCGGAGGGGATAGAAGCGGATGAAATATTCAAAATCCGGGGCCATGCTGCCCACCACCAAAGCCGTCAGGCTGAAATATTTCGGCCATCTGGCCTTGATGGGCAGGACCATGGCGGGATGGGCGGCGGTAAAAGGCATAATCTTCTAAAGCGGTTTATGCTTCGGCATATTCAATGATACCATCGTTCTACGCTGGAAGCTTGATCTCCGAGGTGCAGTTGGGGCAGCGCACCGCCTTGAGGGCTATGGCCGAGAAGCAGAACGGGCACTCCTTGGTGGTGGGCTGGGCCGGAGCCGGGACCGGCTGCTTCTTGAGCTTGTTGACCAGCCGGATCACCAGGAATATCACCAAGGCCACGATGGCAAAATCGATCACATTGTTGATGAACAGGCCGAGCTTGATGACCGCAATATTGGCTTCGGTGGCGGATTTAAGGGTGATCTTGGTGAATTCCATGCCCTGCGGCCTGGCCAGCGGTATCACCAGCTGGCTGAAATCCATCTTGCCCATCAGCCGCCCGATGGGCGGCATGATGATGTCGTTGACCATGGAGGACACGATCTTGCCGAAGGCCCCGCCGATGATCACCGCCACCGCCAGGTCCAGCACGTTGCCCCGCAGGGCGAATTCCTTGAATTCCTTGAACATAGTTTTATCCTTCCTGTTGTTATTTGATGGAATAGGTCAGCCCCAGCGAGAGGGTCTGCTTGAACCGGGCCCGCAGGTCCACCTACTTGTCGTACAGCATCTGCAGATTGAACATCACATATTTGCCTATGCCGGACAGCAACAGCGATGGAACAGCCGCTACGCTCAGAATACAAGCGATTGCCATCATTTAATGCTATTTTGTATTCAATTACCAATATTATTGAAAACTATCTTGTTGTTATCTTGGTAATAAAACATACTATCATTTATAAAGTCTACAAATCTATCTGTTTCGTAGACAATTTTTCCAGTCCGATCAACAAGCTTAATATATTTCTCATTTTTACTTTTAGCCGAGGCATAAGTTACAAACCATTTACCACTTGGCGAAATTTTTCCCCTACCATTTGTCCCGGCAAGTTTCCATAATTCTTTCTGTTTACTCACTTCCCAACAAACCAAAGTATCTATATATGCCAACAAACAATATTTACCATCGTCCGATATGGTTTGTAAATCCAATTTGGTACTATCAAGGGTAGTTACGCTATAACCTTTAATGTCAACTGTGTAAATTGAGTTATATATGCTTTGCGTTGAAACCATAACCATGCTGCCTCCGGTATAAATACTGTAACCCATTTCTGGTTTGATATTGGGGTATGTAAATTGTAGATTGCCATTTATATCATAGATTACAATAGAGTTTTTCTCTCCGTTTTTCGCCCGTTCAACAGTCAAGACAATATTATCCTTGATTATCTTTGCACCCCAAACAACGCAACTATCCGAACCTTTTGTCCATAATAAATTGCCCTTTCTATCGTGTATTTCAATCGCTTCCATGGGATGTTCTGCCAACCCTATCAGAATATACTGGCCGTCATCAGAGATTTGGCTTATTCCGCCACGTTTGGTTTTAAATAAGAAGTTTCCATTTCCATCAAATACCTTGGTGGTAATATCTTCATAGTCATTGCTTGGCCCTTTTACCATTGCCTTTATTGTTTGTCCATTTTTACTAACCCATACATTTAAAGCCTTGCCCAATATAACTCGTGCCAATGTATTCTCATTGTTATCAACTACTATCAAATCGGGGTCGGTATAGATGTATAGTTTTATATTTCTCTCGCCTTTTTTTGTTTGGTCAGGTGCGAGCCTAACCAAGGTTGCGCTCTGGGGCATTGTTACCTCAAACGCTTTACTTATCGTGCACAAAGAGGTTATCTGTTTTTCGCCGGCTACTTGAAGCTGTTTGGTATTTGTTGTACTATCCTTTTCGGATGCCCGTTTACCGCAGCCAACCAACATTAAAACTGCCATTAATAGAACGGGGCCGCATTCCATCTTCGTAATCATGGTGATTCTTTTTTAAAGGTTTATTTTCCAATGCAGAATTTTTCGAAGATCCTGTCCAGAATATCATCTCCGATGGTCTGTCCGGTGATCTGCCCCAAGGCATCGATGGCGGCCTTGAGGTCGCTGGCCGGCAGTTCGCAGGACAGTTTCTGCTCCAGGCCGTGCTTTGCGGTATCCAAATGCTTCAGGCACTCCTCCATCAGCTGCGCCTGCCGGGCATTGGCGGCCGAGGCGGCCCCGGCCTCGATGCCCTGTCCGTCGGTAAGTCGGGCCACAATGGATCTCTCCAGTTCCGGCAAACCTTCTTCGGTGACGGCCGATATCTTCAGCCACGACCCTCCCGTCCCGTTCACCGGAGGTTGCGGCAGGTCGCATTTGTTCACCAGGATCAAACGGGCATATTTTTCGGTTTGGGATAAAAGCTTTTCATCCTCCGGGGCCATCGGCGCGGTCCCGTCCAGCACCAGAAGCACCAGATCTGCCTGTTCCAGCTTGCCCCGGGCCCGTTCCATGCCATGGGACTCGATCTCATCGAATGTATCCCTGAGGCCTGCGGTATCGAACAGGCGGAGGGGGATGCCCCCGATATCTATCCAGCCCTCCAGCACGTCTCTGGTCGTTCCGGGGGTTTCGGTGACGATGGCCTTCTCTTCTTTAAGCAGCATGTTGAACAGGCTGGATTTGCCGACGTTGGGCCGGCCGGCGATGACCACCCGGGCTCCGTCCTTTAATACCATGGCGGCTTTGCTGCCGGCCAGTACCCTGGCGATCTGCTCCCTTGCCCGGTCGATATCAATTATCAATTTGTCGGATTCGGCCGGAGGAATATCCTCCTCGGGAAAGTCTATCAGGGATTCCACCAAGGCAGCCGCATCCAGCAGACTCTCCCTGACGGCGGCGATCTTGCGGGAGAGACCCCCGGAGAGCCGTTCCAGGGCGGCCCGGGCGGCGGTGCCGGTCCGGGCATTGATGATGTCGGCCACCGCCTCGGCCTGGGCCAGGTCTATCCTTCCGTTGAGAAAGGCCCGCAACGAGAACTCCCCCGGACGGGCCGGACGGGCGCCGGCCGCCAGGGCCGCCCCCAGCACCGCGCCGGCCGCCGCCCCACCCCCGTGGCAGGTGATCTCCACCATCTGCTCGGCGGTGAAGGAATGCGGCGGCCTTAAAACAGCCAACATGACCTCATCCAGCCGGGCGCCACCGGCATCGATGATGTGGCCGTAATGCAGTAAATGGCTTTCCATCGCTGATGGTTTCAGGCTCCCGGTGAAAATGGCGTCGCCGATCCGGGCCGAATCCGGGCCGGAGATCCTGACCATGGCCAGAGCGGCCGGCCCGGTGCCGGTAGCTATGGCGGCTATGGTATGGTTCGATTTCATCACATCTATAAAGTGGCGGTCCATAGAGTTTAATGATACCGGAACTTCGGATTAAAATCAAGAAATTAATAACCATCCTGAAAAAGGCAAGTTCTTATTATAAAGCAATTTATTTTGTCAATAATATTGACATTTATTGCCCAAATGTGCTAACCTATGATACTGGGGTTGTAGTATTTTATGTGATTTTTCCATACAACCCAAAGGGTCTTTTATCCCTCAATCCCTACTTGGAGACCGACCATGAAAAAATATCTGCTGATCGCAATATCCCTGTTTCTGGCGCTGCCTGCCGCGCAGGCCGCCCGTTTCCCCCTGCTGGGCGGCCCGGGCCTGATCCACCTGCAGTCGGCCAAGGCCGGACAGGGCTTTGGCTTCAGAAGCTTCAATGCCATCACCAATTACGGCAGCCAGAAAGTCTCGTTCCTCCCGGGCGACGATAATTCATATAACGACCTGTGGAGCTACAATCTGGTGAACTATTCGCCGATGGATAACCTGGCCTTTATGGTGGTGGGCCTGGCCCATGCCGAGCAATGGAGCATAAAAAGCCCGGGCGGAGACAGTCTGGACAACACCCTGGGCTGCCCCGGCGATTTTACCATAGCCGCCAAATACGGCCTCCAGCTTTATGACGGCATGGTTGATCTGGCCTTTATGCCGATGGTCACCATTCCCATGGATAAGGAGAAATTTCAGGATTCCCCGTCCCAGACCGGCCAGGTAGATTTCGGCGGCAAGCTGCTGACAGATCTGGCCCGGGATAAAATGAGCCTCCTGGTGAACGTGGGTTTCCTGACCCGGGGCGACCAGCGCCCCCAGGTGCCGGCCGGGCTGGGCGTCAATTATGAGATAAACCACCGCTTCTCGGCCTTCATGGAAACCTCGGCCGAACTGCGGATCGGCTCCAAGAAAGATTCCCTGCCGGATTCCTTGATACTTTCCGGGCGGGGGTTCGATCGCACCGAAGCCAGGCTGACCCCGGGGCTTCGTTTTGTACCGCTTCCCATTTTGGGGGTCAATCTGGCCGCCGACATCGGGCTGACCAGGGCCACCCCTTCCTGGCAGCTGATCCTGGGGCTGGATTTTCCGGCCGCCGCCGGACTGATCAGGTCCGTCATCCTGCCCGGCACCGTCGCCGGCCTGATAAAGCACCGCCAGACCAACCAGCCGATCAGGGGCATGATCAGCTTCCCCGGCACCGATATGCCGGCGGTGGTCAGCCAGCCCAACGGCAGCTACCAGTTAAAACTTAATCCCGGCACCTATAATATCAAGGTGATGGCCAACGGTTTCCGGACGGTTGACCGGAAGCTGGAGGTCAAATCCGGCGAATCGCAGTCCTGGGATCTGACCCTCAGCCCCCGGGAGGGCACCATCAAGGGTCAGGTGGCCGATGCTGCCACCGGCCGGCCGGTGTCGGCCGTGATCACCCTGAACGGGAACGGAGACAGATATCACAATGACCAGGCTACCGGTGGTTTCAGCTTGACCCTGGCCGCCCCCAAGAAATACGACCTAAGCGTGGCCGCCGACGGCTATCAGCCTTTTCAGGCCAGCATCAGCCTGACCGACAAGGAAGAATCCATTCAGAATATCGTCCTGCAGCCCATTCCCAAACCCCAGCCGGTCCAGCCGGCGGTGGTTCAGAAGCCGGCCAAGCCGCCGGTGGCCGTGGCGGCAAAGCCCAAACCGGAAAGAAAGCCGGCTCCCAAGGCGCCCGGCCTAAATCCCGAGGAGGTGGCTGATCTTTATAAGACCGGGGTCAAACAGTACATGAGCGAAGAATACGACCAGGCCGTGGCCACCTTCAAGAAGCTGCTGGCGGCCGACCCCGGGAATACCAAGGCCCGGGATTATCTGAAAAAGAGCCAGGAACGCTTAAAGAAAATTAGAGGATAGTTCCTTTTTATGAAATTATTATTCCGCCTGACCGCGGTGCTGGCCCTGACGGCAGCGCTCTCCTGGGCCGCCCGGTTCCCGATCATCGGCGGGCCGGGGCTGGTGCATCTGCAATCGGCCAAGACCGGCTCGATGTTCGGCTATCGCACGGTGAATTCATTCTCCAGCTACGGCCAGCAGAGGGTCTCCTATCTGGCCGGGGACGCCAACTCCTACAACGACATCTGGAGCTACCAGCTTTTGAGCTATGCCCCCCTGCCAAACCTGTCGCTGCTGCTGAGCGGAGTGGCCCACGGCGAGCAGTGGACCATCACCAGCCCGGGCGGCGAGGGCCTGGACAACACCCTGGGCTGTCCCGGCGACATCACCATCTCCGGCAAGTACAGCCTGGCCCTGGCCGACCAACTGGTGGATCTGGGAATAATGCCCATCATCTCGGTGCCCATGGACAAGGATAAATATGACGACGGACCGTCCCAGACCGGCCAGCTGGATTTTGGGGCCAAGCTGCTGGGCGATATAAATCTCAGGCAGTCCACCCTGTATGCCAACCTGGGCTTTCTGACCCGGGGCGACCAGCGGCCCCAGGTACCGGCCGGGGTGGGATACGAATACGGCTTCAGCCAGAAGTTCTCCGCCTTTGCCGAGGTCTCGTCCGAACTGCGGATGGGCTCGGCCAAGGATTCCCTGCCGGATTCCCTGGTGCTTTCGGGCCGGGGCTATGACCGCACCGAGGCCCGGTTCACCCCCGGCATCCATTATGTCCCGCTGGATTTTCTGGGGGTCTCCCTGTCGGCCGACATCGGCCTGACCAAGGCCTCGGCCCCCTGGCAGATCAATCTGGGGCTGGACTTTCCGGCCAGCGCCGGCCGGGCCATCTCCGGGGTGATCACCGGGGCCATCGCCGGGATGATCAAGGACCGTGACACCGGGGTGCCCATGAAGGGCATGATCACCTTCCCCGGGGCCGGGCTCCCGGGGTCCGTCAGCGACGATATCGGCAAATATCTGACCGAGCTGCCGCCGGGCGATTATAAGATCCACATCTACGCCAACGGCTACCGCTGGCTGGAGAGAAAGATCAAGGTGGAGCCGGGCAAGAAGGAAAAATGGGACCTGACCCTCAAGCGCAAACTGGGCACCATCAAGGGCACGGTGGTCGATGCCGCCACCGGCCAGCCCTTGGCGGCCAGCTTCAGTTTCGTGGGCAAGGACCTGCCGGAATTCAGCTCCGATCCCCGGACCGGGGAGTTTAATACTCAGGTTCCCCCTGGAAAGTACAGCCTATCGGTCACTTCGGGCGGATACCAGTCACAAAGCATAGAGGTATCCTCCAGGGACCGCCAGGATGCCGTAAACGAACTGGCCATGCAGCCCATCGCTGCAGCCCCGGTGGCTTACAATGCCGACGCCCGCCGGACCTAC
The nucleotide sequence above comes from Candidatus Edwardsbacteria bacterium. Encoded proteins:
- a CDS encoding C25 family cysteine peptidase, translated to MKKGILFATMLAMAASGLHAATISVTINHSKSALKFISTGEGYEKVFLAKTDIINKAGDPQLPVDKKYVSLPFDAAVDSVKVSSYTQEYIDGYHDIYPAQKQVILSKMDGKTAFTQPSKSVYESHSQYPGKIIEYKSSGYISGKHIAEILIYPLQYIPAEKRLEFYSSIELTIYFHNDPKKENPSKALSAYSQVLYDHSVRGLTGVTAASFPSKDAGFAPLEYLIITKPPLDTVFQRLADWKTAKGIPGVVRNVDWIAANYPGSDTQEKIRNYLKIAHSDSGLTFLLLGGDVGIVPVRNAFAMDCEMGGGRNNIFPCDLYYSDLDGTWNADGDTIYGEVSDSVDLYPDIFVGRASADSLYKARAFVDKILTYEKNPPTDYQLKALFDADILWTSPYTDEGIAKDMIQNESFPDRYVIAKHYESLFLGGASFDSVNAGRSIINHCGHGWIAGGLFDIYQMDSFTNNPRNGILYSIGCWTNAFDYDASSEHFVNNPNGGGVAYIGNTSYGWGSPGNPGYGYSDLFDAAFFRELFNNNFYRIGTTLAQAKASYIAQSREENVYRWHQYDVNLIGDPEMPIWTDTPGTLELAYPQMIPAAACQVRINVSSDTHPLENALVCLQKDAEVYARGCTAGGGDILFDVIPATMGKMTLTVTAQNHLPSQADILVGDSLAYADIIGYAVDDSSGGNGDGMINPGEAINLAITLKNFGDLGAPMVSATMQSGDTLISILDSQQVYGDISPGDSSSGTGRYRFTVSVNATNEHHLGFVFQISDSNANTWPASIALTAATPVLSYYDLGINDTAGNNNGLAEPGETIGLSLGIKNKGLGLAEGVVCSLSTSDTSLAIIDAFKILGNIPPDSVRVGNFNICISPGSVMPHVGVIKLSLITEEGYFCYDSLAFEVGQTGFMDIMEHETEGWTHSGTNDLWHISPHRGYSGFNSWYCGQEGSWQYINNMKAMLVSPPFILGPKSKLSFRRAYGLTLYGTDGLFTEIFYKGKWDTLGYIGSGGALDSMLGLYGDWTEEVYDLSQFGYGDTARIKFTFISDVIGTAEGFYIDDFRVQSTNRIWTDLYLKLQDPNGGDVWTGNQAITWVDSSKTTSCYADVYLSTNGGNTWNVLALDVPDSGFFNYNSMLTIDGVRNKVGVCIHGDQKAAYDISDSVFIINNPGNAKPEVMLCFPLGGDSLWGVKDLLWYYGDADNDSLSIMLDYTRDEGCQWQSIATISVRSQRWSAAAYSWDTRTLPNDTGYKVKISIFDGTDSISDISGSIFTIYNLHDTVSSREHISGAANTVVFNPYMTDQSLVTGHRYELRFREIQKDTTSGNNYTPIYSFDLWDATASNLLVPNKSFSCPQTANQLSWIPDPIDGVVPELKIKVDRSTFSADSFKIIDDVNILNQPSCDTLKAYATIDQYWPWRGADYEIKWHVKEGPHDTLDTLRPEVWDIANGTLVPLDTSIGWTGMKKSSWAIGATAGGRGRDCITYNWPSALYSFIYICGSRFYFNRAATVRKMTWETKPEEGEVWAAYTSGQIPPHDGDIYAYTTTKESSDTSRTIQTVQLFQNWPNPFNKVAVISYQLPKAARVRLKIYNISGQLIKTLIDQVQAPGFHTATWRGINEAGNTVSAGLYFYRLETGDYRYTKKMLFLR
- a CDS encoding DUF4184 family protein, with protein sequence MPFTAAHPAMVLPIKARWPKYFSLTALVVGSMAPDFEYFIRFYPLRGPGHTLLGSLYFNLPLIFLTALLFHYVVKKPLIYCLPDQLGNRFYTMAGDKWSIATPRNFLVFTYSALLGMLTHFFLDAFTHPLQMFRDLAPVLMRRLFTIRFYGAEYKVPAHNIIHLAVTAAGLGVILYYITKLKPSATGEKRTIGRLFKWAYWGFGLSLAAAITVLRTIQIRGRPGIGFFEHYGVTVLSGLILGFLTVSLVYRAFREFR
- the mscL gene encoding large conductance mechanosensitive channel protein MscL, which gives rise to MFKEFKEFALRGNVLDLAVAVIIGGAFGKIVSSMVNDIIMPPIGRLMGKMDFSQLVIPLARPQGMEFTKITLKSATEANIAVIKLGLFINNVIDFAIVALVIFLVIRLVNKLKKQPVPAPAQPTTKECPFCFSAIALKAVRCPNCTSEIKLPA
- the mnmE gene encoding tRNA uridine-5-carboxymethylaminomethyl(34) synthesis GTPase MnmE, which translates into the protein MKSNHTIAAIATGTGPAALAMVRISGPDSARIGDAIFTGSLKPSAMESHLLHYGHIIDAGGARLDEVMLAVLRPPHSFTAEQMVEITCHGGGAAAGAVLGAALAAGARPARPGEFSLRAFLNGRIDLAQAEAVADIINARTGTAARAALERLSGGLSRKIAAVRESLLDAAALVESLIDFPEEDIPPAESDKLIIDIDRAREQIARVLAGSKAAMVLKDGARVVIAGRPNVGKSSLFNMLLKEEKAIVTETPGTTRDVLEGWIDIGGIPLRLFDTAGLRDTFDEIESHGMERARGKLEQADLVLLVLDGTAPMAPEDEKLLSQTEKYARLILVNKCDLPQPPVNGTGGSWLKISAVTEEGLPELERSIVARLTDGQGIEAGAASAANARQAQLMEECLKHLDTAKHGLEQKLSCELPASDLKAAIDALGQITGQTIGDDILDRIFEKFCIGK
- a CDS encoding carboxypeptidase regulatory-like domain-containing protein; amino-acid sequence: MKKYLLIAISLFLALPAAQAARFPLLGGPGLIHLQSAKAGQGFGFRSFNAITNYGSQKVSFLPGDDNSYNDLWSYNLVNYSPMDNLAFMVVGLAHAEQWSIKSPGGDSLDNTLGCPGDFTIAAKYGLQLYDGMVDLAFMPMVTIPMDKEKFQDSPSQTGQVDFGGKLLTDLARDKMSLLVNVGFLTRGDQRPQVPAGLGVNYEINHRFSAFMETSAELRIGSKKDSLPDSLILSGRGFDRTEARLTPGLRFVPLPILGVNLAADIGLTRATPSWQLILGLDFPAAAGLIRSVILPGTVAGLIKHRQTNQPIRGMISFPGTDMPAVVSQPNGSYQLKLNPGTYNIKVMANGFRTVDRKLEVKSGESQSWDLTLSPREGTIKGQVADAATGRPVSAVITLNGNGDRYHNDQATGGFSLTLAAPKKYDLSVAADGYQPFQASISLTDKEESIQNIVLQPIPKPQPVQPAVVQKPAKPPVAVAAKPKPERKPAPKAPGLNPEEVADLYKTGVKQYMSEEYDQAVATFKKLLAADPGNTKARDYLKKSQERLKKIRG